In Cyanobacterium sp. T60_A2020_053, the following proteins share a genomic window:
- a CDS encoding M67 family metallopeptidase yields the protein MLIIKPAHFTVIKEEAIKNYPLECCGLLVGKRESEKRIIEEVIPTINDWENQRQNFTEIMNKADLGSRENFSIAPQIIFQTQKKARENNLDIIGIYHSHPDHSCHPSAFDEALAWVNYSYIIVSVRSGAVHNWQSWYLNSDGKLIQENTFSQKGKGQGAKGKGKLKDSLDYH from the coding sequence ATGTTAATAATAAAACCAGCGCACTTCACCGTTATTAAAGAAGAAGCAATTAAAAATTATCCCCTCGAATGTTGTGGGTTATTGGTAGGAAAAAGAGAGAGTGAAAAAAGAATTATTGAGGAAGTAATACCAACTATTAATGATTGGGAAAATCAACGGCAAAATTTCACAGAAATTATGAATAAAGCTGATTTAGGTAGTCGAGAAAATTTTAGTATTGCACCGCAAATTATTTTCCAAACTCAAAAAAAAGCGCGAGAAAATAATCTCGATATTATCGGTATTTATCACTCTCACCCTGATCATTCTTGTCACCCTTCCGCATTTGATGAAGCCTTAGCATGGGTTAATTATTCTTATATTATCGTCTCTGTGAGGTCGGGCGCTGTTCATAATTGGCAAAGTTGGTACTTAAATTCTGACGGTAAATTGATTCAAGAAAACACCTTTAGTCAAAAGGGCAAAGGGCAAGGGGCAAAGGGCAAAGGTAAACTTAAAGATAGCTTAGACTACCATTAA